One Egicoccus halophilus genomic region harbors:
- a CDS encoding putative bifunctional diguanylate cyclase/phosphodiesterase yields MRATETVDFAALFDALPTACLVLDRELVIVEANRTREAVTGRRREDVLGRHVFDAFPDNPQDDDATGVGNLSASLRRVLATRRPDAMPLQRYDITTGDGEVFVERYWSPVNVPVLDEHGEVALILHIVDDVTDTVRARHHLEAEEARFRALVEHASDPILIVTADRRVTYVSPAAERMLGPRSGSRDLPRWGELADPPDRQVALGLVAQTLQAEAGETLEAQLRVRLPDGRRRWVQVRATNHRGTPAIGGVVLNVRDVTEKREVEQRLEATALRDPLTGLLNRRAFLDAVRRALTRAKRSGRPVAVLLIDLDHFKTVNDSLGHAAGDRLLTDVTAHLAEALRPSDVLARLGGDEFVVLAEDLTAPSDALTVAQRLVAEAAGSYALTGTLRTRITLSVGVTTTTDGTDPAALLTQADTALYEAKRRGRNRVEVFDPALREQLLHRLHLAHDFEQALAQDRLCLHWQPITATRGGSLVGVEALLRWDHPRRGLLRPGEFLPIVEQSGLLPGLASWVLEEAVGQAATWRTALADPPRVFINLATAQLHDPGLSDEVLGLTRSHRLDPSSIVLEVSERDLDGEVGVVGDHLQQLHDRGFGVALDDFGAGGTALSWLRELPLDVLKLDRHIVAGLDDPVTEAIVRSIVELTPALGIASLAEGVETARQRALLSDLGCDYVQGHHIARPGPADDALAWAGTV; encoded by the coding sequence GTGCGGGCGACGGAGACGGTCGACTTCGCGGCACTCTTCGATGCCCTGCCGACGGCATGCCTGGTCCTGGACCGCGAGCTGGTGATCGTGGAGGCCAACCGCACGCGTGAGGCGGTGACCGGGCGACGACGCGAGGACGTGCTCGGCCGGCATGTGTTCGACGCCTTTCCCGACAACCCCCAGGACGACGACGCCACCGGTGTGGGCAACCTCTCGGCGTCGCTCCGACGGGTGCTCGCCACGCGGCGTCCGGACGCCATGCCCCTGCAGCGCTACGACATCACCACCGGCGACGGCGAGGTGTTCGTCGAGCGGTACTGGAGCCCGGTGAACGTGCCGGTGCTCGACGAGCACGGCGAGGTGGCGCTGATCCTGCACATCGTCGACGACGTCACCGACACGGTCCGCGCCCGCCACCACCTCGAGGCCGAGGAGGCGCGCTTCCGCGCGTTGGTCGAACACGCCAGCGACCCGATCCTGATCGTCACCGCAGACCGGCGCGTGACCTATGTCTCGCCCGCCGCGGAACGCATGCTCGGTCCACGGTCGGGGTCGCGGGACCTGCCCCGTTGGGGAGAGCTCGCGGATCCGCCCGACCGGCAGGTGGCACTCGGGTTGGTGGCACAGACCCTGCAGGCCGAGGCCGGCGAGACCCTCGAGGCCCAGCTGCGAGTACGCCTGCCCGACGGCCGCCGGCGCTGGGTGCAGGTGCGGGCGACCAATCACCGCGGCACCCCCGCGATCGGTGGGGTGGTGCTCAACGTCCGTGACGTCACCGAGAAACGCGAGGTGGAGCAGCGCCTCGAGGCCACCGCACTGCGCGACCCGCTGACCGGTCTGCTCAACCGGCGGGCGTTCCTCGACGCCGTGCGCCGGGCACTGACGCGGGCGAAACGTTCGGGGCGTCCCGTCGCCGTGCTGCTGATCGATCTGGATCACTTCAAGACGGTCAACGACAGCCTCGGCCACGCCGCCGGGGACCGCCTGCTGACCGACGTGACCGCGCACCTGGCCGAGGCGCTACGACCCAGCGACGTCCTGGCGCGCCTCGGCGGTGACGAGTTCGTGGTGCTCGCCGAGGACCTCACGGCTCCGTCCGACGCGTTGACCGTTGCGCAGCGCCTCGTGGCCGAGGCGGCCGGGTCCTACGCCCTGACCGGCACCTTGCGGACCCGCATCACCCTGTCGGTCGGGGTCACCACCACCACGGACGGCACGGACCCCGCCGCGCTGCTCACCCAGGCGGACACGGCCCTCTACGAGGCGAAACGTCGCGGTCGTAACCGCGTCGAGGTGTTCGACCCGGCATTGCGCGAGCAGCTGTTGCACCGCCTCCATCTCGCGCACGACTTCGAGCAGGCGCTCGCGCAGGACCGTCTCTGCCTGCACTGGCAACCGATCACCGCGACCCGCGGAGGTTCGCTGGTCGGGGTCGAGGCGCTGCTGCGGTGGGACCATCCCCGTCGCGGCCTGCTGCGTCCCGGTGAGTTCCTGCCGATCGTCGAGCAGTCGGGGTTGCTGCCAGGGCTCGCTTCGTGGGTCCTCGAGGAGGCCGTCGGTCAGGCCGCCACCTGGCGGACCGCGCTCGCCGATCCGCCGCGGGTGTTCATCAACCTGGCGACGGCGCAACTGCACGACCCCGGCCTCAGCGACGAGGTGCTCGGCCTCACCCGCAGCCACCGGCTCGACCCCTCCTCGATCGTGCTGGAGGTCAGCGAGCGCGACCTCGACGGAGAGGTGGGGGTGGTGGGCGACCACCTGCAACAGCTGCACGACCGCGGATTCGGGGTGGCCCTGGACGACTTCGGTGCCGGCGGGACGGCCCTGTCCTGGTTGCGGGAACTGCCGCTGGACGTCCTCAAGCTCGACCGGCACATCGTCGCCGGACTCGACGACCCGGTGACGGAGGCGATCGTGCGTTCCATCGTCGAGCTCACGCCGGCGCTCGGCATCGCGAGCCTCGCCGAGGGGGTCGAGACGGCGCGGCAACGGGCGCTGCTGTCCGATCTCGGTTGTGACTACGTCCAGGGCCACCACATCGCCCGACCAGGACCGGCCGACGACGCCCTCGCCTGGGCCGGCACCGTCTGA
- a CDS encoding patatin-like phospholipase family protein, with product MGLDADLVLEGGGVKGIALVGALSVLEERGYRFHRVAGTSAGAIVGSLVAAGIPAPRMQQIMTELDYRRFKDGGLLTRLGLPGQLLTLVATSGIYRGEYLLGWLRELLDEQGVRTFADLRDEDGGSSLPGDADYRLVVMASDISQGCLRRLPWDYRRYGCEPDEVEVVEAVRASMSIPYFFRSVKLRDRIEDANCWLVDGGMLSNFPVDVFDRRDGRTPRWPTFGIKLSAQADAAQGIRHRVRGVATMSTAMLGTLTSFYDRIHLEQDAVRARTIFIDTLKVRATDFDLDRATQQQLYDNGRRAAEKFLDGADGEPGWDFDAYLERFRRPTTAAEEVPA from the coding sequence ATGGGACTGGACGCGGATCTCGTGCTCGAGGGCGGCGGCGTGAAGGGGATAGCCCTGGTCGGGGCGTTGTCGGTGCTCGAGGAGCGCGGCTACCGCTTCCACCGCGTGGCGGGTACCTCTGCCGGGGCGATCGTCGGCTCGCTCGTGGCCGCCGGCATCCCGGCGCCGCGCATGCAGCAGATCATGACCGAGCTCGACTACCGGCGGTTCAAGGACGGCGGGCTGCTGACGCGGCTGGGATTGCCGGGCCAGCTGCTGACGCTGGTCGCCACCAGCGGCATCTACCGCGGTGAGTACCTGCTCGGTTGGTTGCGTGAGCTGCTCGACGAACAGGGCGTGAGGACCTTCGCCGACCTGCGGGACGAGGACGGAGGGAGCTCGCTGCCCGGCGACGCGGACTACCGGCTGGTGGTCATGGCGTCCGACATCTCCCAGGGGTGTCTGCGTCGGCTTCCCTGGGACTACCGCCGCTACGGCTGCGAACCCGACGAGGTCGAGGTCGTCGAGGCGGTCCGCGCGTCGATGTCGATCCCGTACTTCTTCCGCAGCGTGAAGCTGCGCGACCGGATCGAGGACGCCAACTGCTGGCTGGTCGACGGCGGCATGCTGTCCAACTTCCCGGTCGACGTCTTCGACCGACGCGACGGCCGGACCCCGCGGTGGCCGACGTTCGGCATCAAGCTGTCCGCCCAGGCCGACGCGGCGCAGGGCATCCGCCACCGCGTCCGGGGCGTCGCCACGATGAGTACGGCGATGCTCGGCACGCTGACCAGCTTCTACGACCGCATCCACCTCGAGCAGGACGCCGTCCGGGCGCGCACGATCTTCATCGACACCTTGAAGGTGCGTGCCACCGACTTCGACCTCGACCGCGCGACCCAGCAGCAGCTGTACGACAACGGCCGTCGTGCGGCGGAGAAGTTCCTCGACGGGGCCGACGGCGAGCCCGGCTGGGACTTCGACGCCTACCTCGAGCGCTTCCGCCGGCCGACGACCGCGGCCGAGGAGGTCCCGGCCTGA